Sequence from the Corvus moneduloides isolate bCorMon1 chromosome 18, bCorMon1.pri, whole genome shotgun sequence genome:
GTTCCACCCTGTGTCCTCTCCTGGCAAAGGACAAACCCACCTGGCTGTTCCCTGTCCCTGAGCCCCATGCAGTTCTGGATATGcaccccctcctcttccttcttggTGAAGAacagggaatggctgtgggCCTCACTTGATCTGCCTCACCTGATCTGACAGATGTCCCTTTGGGGCAGATCAGGGAAACAGGCATCAGGATCTCATCATCTGCTCTGAAAAGTGTGGCTCTGATGAAAGACATTGAGGGTGATGTCTTCTAGCTGTTGAATTTCCATTGTGTCCCTGCGTAACCCTGTGGACAATAAGCAAAGCAGCACACATTTCCCACTTGAAATAAAAGAGGGAGATAAGCAGGAAGGATGTaattctttgaaataataaagCCCTGCTTTCTACCTGAGGTTTGCATTTACTGTTATCACCTCCCAATATAATCTCATCCGGCTCTAGTATAAATTACTCGTAATGTGCAATACGTGCAGATATTGGGAAAATAAATGGTCTGTTAAACAAATATTGCTTATCTTCTAGAGCGGAGAATGTAGATGTGTGTCAAATAACTCAGCCAGATCTTTCATTATAGCTGTAAATAACAGCTGAGTAAAGTGACATTTTCATGGACCTGACATGTTACCATAGTGGGAAAATGTGGTGAGAGATTTGCTTATGCCCTAGCTAAGTTAGGagctgggaatttgggaagcTGTATCCTGTTTGTAGCCCTGACACTTGGAAAGCTGTTTCCCCTTACAGTCCCTAGAGGTCTAATGCCACATCTTAGTGCCTTCCTTATAATGACCATAGCAGAAGGAGTCGGTCAGTTCTGGTTCTTTGTGCTCTCTGGGGAaaggttttgggggtttatttatttcaagtcacgttaatttcctttcctttttcttgctttgctgcCCAGAATTTGGCAGCTAAAGAATAGTCAATGCTGTCGTTGAGCTGTAGATTGAATCCGTTCAGCAACCAGTTTTATCTGTGTTTATCTATCTGCTACTTGCAAAAAGCAGAGTTTAGCTGCCCAGGCCGTTACATGCCTGAAAGGCATCAGAGTTaaggcagagggaaaaatgCAGCCAAACAAGAAAGCTCTTCAACTTTTTAATAATACTGTAACTCTTTGCTGGTTAAAACAAATTATgtactggaaaagaaataaaaataatagcacAATAACTGCTTAATATTCACCTTGAATCTCTTTTGTAAACATGGGAGTCACTTTTTTGGTCTCTCATTCTATCTTTCATTTTGTCTTCTCAACCTTCCTTGCCTACCAGACTCTTTCTGTCCTTGCATGAAGATGGCAGGGTTGTGGTGGCTTTTGTGGAGCTGCATCTGGTAAgtaccagcacagctccagttCCTGGGGACAGATGAATCAGGTCCCCACTGCAGCGTTCCAGCACAGCAACCCTTGGATAGACAGACCTCGACTATGGATCACTTGTGGATAGCCTGGTCTGAAGTGATGTGGGCTTCTCCTCCTCACCATCAGTGACCCCCAGGAGTGTGCAGCaacctctgctccctgccagcctaTCCATAGGGCAGGATAATACAGAAACCTGCCTTATTTGTGGAGTGTCTGGAGATCACCAAGTGATTCCTGGAAACGAGCCAGGGATCATGATTTTCTCAAGGGAGCTCAGCAATCCAGTGCTCCTCTTCTTTCAGCCATTCctgtgcagaaggaaaaataattgagtcagtattttttttgacagaatatttttgttttgttttcttccttaaagCAGATTGAAAGGAGTCAGTGTCAAACTCTTGCCAAAAAGCCAGCTTTTGACATGTGCCAAGCATATAACATTTCAGCCCCAAAGACAAATCTTTTGGAAAGCTCATATCCCCTGTTCCttgcttcccagctccaggtgaCTTGCAGGAGCCGACATTTCAGAACAAACATCAttggagggaaaacaaaatgtcacCTGAAGTGCCTTTCAATGGCTACCGTGTGAAACCTGTGGTTGCTGTTTTAGTGACCCCTTCACGCCGTGCAAGCAAATCAGTTGCTGTTTGGTGAGCAGCCTGCAGGGTCTTTCAATCTCTATTTTTAGGCTGTGCTTTGTAAGTTATTTACATCTTCCATGTGCAGACTTCCAGGTGACTTCAAGGTTTCTAACCTGCAGCAGCTCACGGTACTACTCGAAGAGAGGTCTGAGTCTGTAATGCTCTCGACAGGTAGTAGAAATCCTGGCTTTGGCCTGCCAATGTCCGCAGTTCCAGCTTTCTAAACTAAGCCAAGCCTGCAGGTCTGAAGGTGGTGCTTATCTACAGCGTATGAAATGCCTTTTGCCAcccttccctgcccagagcaAGGTTAACTGTAACCCCAGTGGAAACAGTCTCATCATCGCCCCATCCAGAGCTAACCTGGAGAACACTTAATCCTGCTCTCGCCAAGTTCAGCAGCAACTTTTTGACTCTGATTGATGTCAGTCATGCATGCCAGCGCCTCCGTTTCTCTGTGCACACTGGTATTGTTTCTGCAGCGTGTTCTTGTTTCCTGTTCTCTGCAGTGGGACCTGTGCTTTCCACAGACGGGGATTGCCCACGCTCTGACCGAGCAGCACCCCCGGTGCTCAGCGGGCTGGGAAGGTTGTTCCCATACACACGCTGGGGGCCAGATGCCCCAGCAGTGTTCCTGCTAAGCCACAGGAAAGGCTTAGTCTCCCGCATGCTGGGGATGTTCAGAGCACACTTAGTGTCACCATTTGTTAGCAAGGAGTGTGAAGGTTTGTTTCCTGGAAGCCCTTCTTTGAAACTGCTTCTTTAAAGGAGGAGGGACACGTATCCCCAGCCCTATTTCCTTCATCAGTTCAAGCAATCTGCATCCCTCTGCAGGTGAACCCGCAAAGGGCAGCCTGCCTGCTGTTCACAAAGCTCACGAGCATGTGCAAATGGTGTTTGACTCCTGCATCCAACTGAACCTCTTCTTTTGTACAAAATGTCTTTAGAAAGAGCTCCGGCCATGTGCAGACTGTTACAAGCTGGATATTTGCACCCCTGTGAACCAAGGCTTCTCTGATGTAAACAATTCACATTTCAGAAGCAAAGAGCTTTATTTACAACCAGAAAGGCTGCCCTTGCCCTCCCCTGTCAAGAGTGTTGAAAGCAATCCAGGAATGAACTTTGCCTTTTGGCCAGTGTTTGGTAGGGAGGGTGaacatgtatatttttttttctttccccccccccacctaTGCAAATACTGTTCTGTTTTGACAATGGAACAGAAATATTCAATCAAAAAGGGGGGTTGGCCATTTTACTTTATAGTACGACTTTACACAGCAGAAAAGTGCAGGGGTATTTCAgtatgaaaagaagaaacagctttGTGGCTTTGGGATACAGAATTGAAGGGCTTGGCAAATTCAGATGGGGCAGTGACATCTTTTGCCTTAGCCTGAGGCAGAAAGCCCAAACCAGTAGAGGAAAGCAGACCTCAGCTAGCCATCTACAGACCCTGCACAGAGGCTGCCAGCCATCTCCTTTAAAGAGatcctgtgtccctgtgtgtcgTAACTATCTGCTGACAGAAAAGTAGTGGCAGAGACTGAAACCTGCAGTGACATTTTTCCAGGAGGGCAGGATTAGGCTTAATTAGCTGTTGGGTTTGGTCCAGGCACCAGACACAGGATCCCCATATGTGGGAACTGGTGTTTAGGAGCACTCCAGTACAGAGAAGTGGGATTACTCATTTCTGTGGTGGGCAGAGGAGCCTAGGCTGGTCTGTGACAATTTGTCAGAGTAAGTAAGTTCACAGTGCAATTAGCCttaaaaatccagttttcagTGTCATGAATTTGAGCCGCTCCATTCATTATAAAGTCCTGGCTTGCAACTGGCTTCTTACATTGCAGAGGCCACAAGGTGCCCCAGTGTCTCACCCCACCCTCAGTTTTATGGTTAACAAGAATGTCCTTTGGAGCACAAGAGCCATTTTTGGCACAGAGACTTCAGGAACAGCAAGTCTGTCACTTCCTCTGCTGGATTGTTGCAAGGGATACATGATTTTATGTACGTATTTGTGCATGtatctataaaaatatatatacatgtcTCACTTAAGTAGACCTACATCCTTTAAGTCAGCAGCCTTAGGCCCTATCTGTGTGTTAGGTCAGACATGGAGCACTTCTCCATGCTGACATATTCTGAGTATTTCTAAGACTTGTTAGTTCCTAGCCAGTAAAGGCAATATCAGGGCTaaagaaaactcaaaaacaACTGCTATTCCTCTGAGaaacaagaaaggaagaaggaaaggcaaGGCTAAATTTCAGCAAACAGATACTGAAGCATGGAGTGGCAGAGATGTGGGCACAGTCACATACCTGGtgagctggggcagagggaggtgTTGGTAGGTGAGGACAGTCCAGGTGTTGTGTTAGGCTGCTCAGCTGCCAGCCACAGCACGTTATGAACTGTGCCAGCCCCATCTGGTGTGTCCCAACGCTTGCTGTGCTCTCCTTCCTGCAGATGCCTTACCTGCTCCTGAACCCGTCCATGCCAGAGATAAGGCCTCGAATGTACCCTGTGTTTTTTGGAGAAAGCATTGAGGTCAACCCTGAGCCCATACAGGAAATCAGGTACAGATGGGATTGGGTGGGTAGATGgggatttctgtctttttttctggtgcttCTGCCAAGAATTAAAATGTGTTTACAAATGGGAGTCATGGTTATTTTGATGGAAAGGGAAGGACAGGTGGGAGGGTAGTTCCTGAATTAAAgacactgacagcagcagaggcagaggggaggaggCAAGAACTGGAGGGAGGTTTCAACAGAAGGCAGCTTTCCTTCCAAGGCCAAGTCAAATCCAAGGCTATGAGAGAAAACCATTACCATCTGTGGGCTTGATGGCCTCCACTAAGTAATCTGATGGTCTTCATACCGTTCCCAGATGACTCGTATCTTCAGAAGGAGCAACACCCTTCTAATTGGCACCTGTTTTTGTTCGCTCTTGCCGCAGAGAAACCAACATTAGACAGCCCACAGGGACTGAATGAGCTCCTCCTTGTGAGGAGATGGTCCCTCAAGCCAGTGATGGAGATGTTCTGCCCTCCTGTGGGGCTGGTGCTATGGCCGATGGATAAATGTTGGTCTTTGCTCTTCTTTTACTCTTTTGCTGGTGTGGAATGTACCCTGCAAACAGCACGGAGCAGTTACACACAGCTtggggcagggacagtgggaggACTGTAAACCCAATTCCTACCCCTGTCAACCTATGCAAACTTCTCTCTCTGGAAATGTACCCCAGTAAATCTCTGCTGGCTGAGGAACTGCCAGCGGGTATGTTTTTATGGTGATTACATCGGAGCCTTGTTTTATGTGTGCTGAATGACTTGCTTACACCCTAGCTGTGCAAAATACATTACAGCAGCTCAGATTACACGCGGTGCACAATCAGTCAGCCCCCTTCTGGGTGGAGGTAATGACAAGCACACACCCagcttttaatcttttttacGTGGAGCTGCACATTCCTTGGCTGCTGATTGCTGGAGGAGCATTTGGGGAGCGGGGAAAACCAGTGGAAATCCTGCTGTTCCCCATGGCTAGGGATTCTAGGAAAAGCCCTTTTTGTGGTCTGGTGCCCACACATCCCTTTTGGATGAGTGCAGAAAAAAGGCAGGGCAGTGACATCCTACCTTTTGTGGTTCTCCATCTGTTGGCAGTTCAGGTGGGCCAATTCCTTTGAGAGCAGTGGCTCGGGTGTTGGGCAGCCATAACCTACAATATCCTTTTGCTTCTCCTGctctttcagcatttcttgGATTTTCTGTAGGCTCCAACAAGCAACCTCACCCCTCATCTCCCAGCACTCAGATTTTAGCTGGTTTGGGCATTTTTGTGCAATGATGGCAAGGTggtataaagaaataaagacaaacaGCCTTGACAGCTCAACAAGACCATCACAGGGTGTTTGTGTGCCTCAGGGCTGAGCTGAGGCCCCAGTGAGACCCACAGAGAAAACCAGAGGAAGAAGAGCGTTGCTTGGAGCCTGTGCAACAAGGTGTTTTCTGCTCTGGTACGACCACATTGCAGAAATGCTGAGATGGATTCACAGCAAGGTGGGGTTCCAACAAGATTCCCCAGCAGGACAGAGTCCTCTTGGCTTTGGGTTTTGGTATCTGCCCCAGTGTCTGTGCAGTAAGAGGTGGTAAATGCTGCCAGCTTTGAAGGCTTATAGAAGAGTCCCTGCCTGTCTTACCTCCTttgctgcctgggctgtgcttcTGACTCCTTGCTGTCCTCTGTAGGTGCAATTCCGAGGTGAAGTACGACTCGGAGAAGCACTATCGGGATGACATCTTCTACGGCCCCATCCCCACCGTCACCACCTACAGCGAGACCATCATCGCTGCTCCCAATTGCACCTGGCGGAACTACAAGTCCCAGCTGACCTTCGAGCCCCGCCAGAAGCCGGTGAGGTTTCAGAGCACGACCATCATTTTTCCTAAGCGTGCCAAGAACATTTACCGGACCACCCTCAACTACAGCTTGGGTTGTGCCAAGCGCTGGTTTGCTTCCAGCGTGCAGCTGGAACTCTGCGAGGAAACCAACCCGTGCGGCTTGATGGCGACTGAATATTCATGGCTGGAGAAAGCAACGCCCTTGTCTCGGGCGAGGCTGAACTGGCTGGGAG
This genomic interval carries:
- the RFLNA gene encoding refilin-A, translated to MLALPRAAPGSGRLVAAVGIQEGPPGLPSSSLPPRRAALEDFLPPRPLRCPPDMVGHLQLQGMDESLKEKSREGLLDSPDSGLPPSPSPPFYSLSPGEGRAGGSGGAEPPAPGHRREAKDGKVMPYLLLNPSMPEIRPRMYPVFFGESIEVNPEPIQEIRCNSEVKYDSEKHYRDDIFYGPIPTVTTYSETIIAAPNCTWRNYKSQLTFEPRQKPVRFQSTTIIFPKRAKNIYRTTLNYSLGCAKRWFASSVQLELCEETNPCGLMATEYSWLEKATPLSRARLNWLGGGLQGTGWF